A part of Streptomyces sp. NBC_01451 genomic DNA contains:
- a CDS encoding cold-shock protein: MATGTVKWFNAEKGFGFIEQDGGGADVFAHYSNIATQGFRELHEGQKVTFDVTQGQKGPQAENILPA, translated from the coding sequence ATGGCCACCGGTACCGTGAAGTGGTTCAACGCGGAAAAGGGCTTCGGCTTCATCGAGCAGGACGGCGGCGGCGCCGACGTTTTCGCTCACTACTCGAACATCGCCACCCAGGGCTTTCGTGAGCTCCACGAGGGCCAGAAGGTGACGTTCGACGTCACGCAGGGTCAGAAGGGCCCCCAGGCGGAGAACATCCTCCCCGCCTGA
- a CDS encoding SCO5918 family protein, with protein sequence MRCVIARFPFDLIMSEVTHKMDGVAPEPITSAAVGIGGVDYPVKQVGAVITRLDRRDFTEKEMIAALNRLGFTCRPAAPAAPARPAVIDPWAEMQ encoded by the coding sequence ATGCGTTGTGTGATCGCCCGATTCCCGTTCGACCTGATCATGAGCGAGGTCACGCACAAGATGGACGGGGTCGCTCCCGAGCCCATCACCAGTGCGGCCGTCGGCATCGGTGGCGTGGACTACCCCGTCAAGCAGGTCGGCGCGGTCATCACCCGCCTCGACCGGCGGGACTTCACCGAGAAGGAGATGATCGCCGCGCTGAACCGGCTCGGCTTCACCTGCCGTCCGGCCGCGCCGGCTGCCCCGGCCCGTCCGGCGGTCATCGACCCGTGGGCCGAAATGCAGTAA
- a CDS encoding amino acid ABC transporter ATP-binding protein, translating to MTTAPPTGISLTGVHKRFGALDVLKGVDIDVGAGEVVVLIGASGSGKSTLLRIMCDLERADAGEVWVNGVPLHDAKRAPEIFGHVGMVFQQFNLFPHKTALGNVTLALRKVRKLAKAEAEERGRSALERVGLSEKADAHPAQLSGGQQQRVAIARALAMDPAVMFFDEPTSALDPELVGEVTGVMRSLAEDGMTMVVVTHEMRFARDTADRVVFMDGGVVLEQGPPERVFGFPEQARTQQFLRRVLET from the coding sequence ATGACGACCGCTCCCCCTACGGGTATCTCCCTCACCGGCGTGCACAAGCGGTTCGGCGCGCTGGACGTCCTCAAGGGCGTCGACATCGACGTCGGGGCAGGTGAGGTCGTCGTCCTGATCGGCGCGAGCGGCTCCGGCAAGTCGACCCTGCTCCGGATCATGTGCGACCTGGAGCGCGCGGACGCCGGTGAGGTGTGGGTCAACGGCGTCCCTCTCCACGACGCCAAGCGCGCGCCGGAGATCTTCGGGCACGTCGGGATGGTCTTCCAGCAGTTCAACCTCTTCCCGCACAAGACCGCCCTCGGCAATGTGACGCTGGCCCTGCGCAAGGTCAGGAAGCTGGCGAAGGCGGAGGCCGAGGAGCGGGGGCGGTCCGCCCTCGAACGGGTCGGGCTGTCCGAGAAGGCCGACGCCCACCCGGCCCAGCTCTCCGGCGGACAGCAGCAGCGCGTCGCCATCGCGCGTGCGCTCGCCATGGACCCCGCCGTCATGTTCTTCGACGAACCGACCTCCGCGCTCGACCCGGAGCTCGTGGGTGAGGTCACCGGTGTCATGCGGTCGCTGGCCGAGGACGGCATGACCATGGTCGTCGTCACGCACGAGATGCGGTTCGCGAGGGACACGGCGGACCGGGTCGTGTTCATGGACGGCGGCGTCGTGCTCGAACAGGGCCCGCCGGAGCGGGTGTTCGGGTTTCCGGAACAGGCGCGGACTCAGCAGTTCCTGCGGCGGGTGCTGGAGACCTAG
- a CDS encoding sugar kinase, which yields MFVPPPRTSPYGPDVVCLGETMAVLSPPDASSLGRQTYLSLGVGGAESNVACGLAVLGHRAAWVGRVGADPLGRRVLDELAGRGVDVSAVETDPERSTGVYFKDPAADGTRTYYYRRDSAATLMGPGLARLPLLAAARLLHVSGITAALSDSCAELLTALVVRRAVPGPLVSFDVNHRPALWRHRPAGTAPAALLELARAADIVFVGRDEAEALWDTGKPGEIRDLLRPARVIVVKDAGHGATSYGADGTEVFVPTPASRVVERVGAGDAFAAGYLAALLEDRDAAAGLTLGHRMAAVTLGTREDVPTAVDRVELRRLFPPDV from the coding sequence GTGTTCGTCCCGCCTCCGCGCACCTCTCCGTACGGCCCCGATGTCGTCTGTCTCGGGGAGACCATGGCCGTGCTGAGTCCGCCCGACGCGTCGTCGCTCGGCCGGCAGACGTACCTCTCGCTGGGTGTCGGCGGGGCCGAGTCCAATGTGGCCTGCGGGCTTGCCGTGCTCGGGCACCGGGCGGCCTGGGTCGGCCGGGTGGGGGCCGATCCGCTGGGGCGGCGTGTTCTCGACGAGCTCGCCGGGCGGGGTGTCGACGTGTCCGCCGTCGAGACCGACCCCGAGAGGTCCACCGGCGTCTACTTCAAGGACCCCGCCGCCGACGGCACCCGCACCTACTACTACCGCCGCGACTCCGCCGCCACCCTCATGGGCCCCGGCCTGGCCCGGCTCCCCCTGCTGGCCGCGGCGCGCCTCCTGCACGTCTCCGGCATCACCGCCGCCCTCTCCGACAGCTGCGCCGAACTGCTCACCGCTCTCGTCGTCCGGCGGGCGGTGCCCGGCCCCCTCGTCTCCTTCGACGTCAACCACCGGCCCGCCCTCTGGCGCCACCGCCCCGCCGGCACGGCGCCCGCCGCCCTGCTGGAACTGGCCCGCGCCGCGGACATCGTCTTCGTCGGCCGCGACGAGGCCGAGGCCCTGTGGGACACCGGCAAACCCGGGGAGATCCGGGACCTGCTGCGCCCGGCCCGCGTGATCGTCGTCAAGGACGCCGGTCACGGAGCGACGTCGTACGGGGCGGACGGCACGGAGGTCTTCGTGCCCACGCCCGCCTCCCGCGTCGTCGAACGGGTCGGCGCGGGCGATGCCTTCGCAGCCGGGTATCTTGCGGCCCTGCTCGAAGATCGGGATGCCGCGGCGGGGCTCACGCTGGGGCACCGGATGGCCGCGGTTACCCTGGGCACCCGTGAGGACGTCCCCACCGCTGTGGACCGCGTTGAGCTGCGGAGACTATTCCCGCCGGACGTGTGA
- a CDS encoding NAD(P)-dependent oxidoreductase, whose product MTDTETPACTVALSVAVLGTGIMGAAMARNLARAGHTVRVWNRTRAKAEPLAAEKGVQVSGTPADAVRDADVVLTMLYDGAAVRDVMREAAPALRAGAAWVQSTTAGVDAIGELGSMAAELGLAFFDAPVLGTRQPAEAGQLLVLAAGPVAHRAAVAPVLDAVGARTVWTGEEGAAGSATRLKLVANSWVLAATSATGEVLALAQALGVDPQSFFDVIAGGPLDMGYLRAKAGLILDDKLTPASFAVSTAAKDARLIVEAGERNGVRLDVAAASAERFRRAAEQGHGDEDMAAAYFASFESAEEK is encoded by the coding sequence ATGACCGACACCGAGACCCCCGCCTGCACCGTCGCGCTCTCCGTCGCCGTCCTCGGCACCGGCATCATGGGCGCCGCCATGGCGCGCAACCTCGCCCGAGCCGGCCACACCGTCCGGGTGTGGAACCGGACCCGCGCCAAGGCCGAACCGCTGGCCGCCGAGAAGGGCGTCCAGGTCTCCGGCACTCCCGCCGACGCCGTCCGGGACGCGGATGTCGTCCTGACCATGCTGTACGACGGTGCCGCCGTCCGGGACGTCATGCGCGAGGCCGCGCCCGCGCTCAGGGCGGGGGCCGCGTGGGTGCAGTCGACGACGGCCGGGGTGGATGCCATCGGTGAACTGGGCTCCATGGCAGCCGAGTTGGGGCTCGCCTTCTTCGACGCCCCGGTGCTGGGGACCCGACAGCCCGCCGAGGCAGGGCAGTTGCTCGTGCTCGCCGCCGGGCCCGTGGCACACCGGGCGGCCGTCGCGCCGGTCCTCGACGCGGTCGGCGCCCGTACGGTGTGGACCGGCGAGGAGGGGGCCGCGGGCAGCGCGACGCGGCTCAAGCTCGTCGCCAACAGCTGGGTGCTCGCCGCTACCAGCGCCACCGGTGAGGTGCTGGCCCTGGCCCAGGCGCTCGGCGTCGACCCGCAGAGCTTCTTCGACGTGATCGCCGGCGGTCCGCTCGACATGGGCTACCTGCGCGCCAAGGCCGGCCTGATCCTGGACGACAAGCTGACCCCGGCGAGTTTCGCGGTGTCCACGGCGGCCAAGGACGCCCGGCTGATCGTCGAGGCGGGCGAACGGAACGGTGTAAGGCTGGATGTGGCCGCCGCGAGCGCCGAACGGTTCCGGCGCGCCGCCGAACAGGGGCACGGGGACGAGGACATGGCGGCGGCGTACTTCGCCTCCTTCGAGTCCGCCGAGGAGAAGTAG
- a CDS encoding beta-N-acetylglucosaminidase domain-containing protein → MTPTLKSASGLLAALALCVLGTAPAPAAAATPHSAAAATVPHIWPTPQQVRPGHGTRSVPQQVVEVIGHATDPAARALVERVLRDAGARTIRTVAAGRPAPPAALTVYVGGPTENPATAKALKHLHAKPPTGLPSGGYTLATGKGTVALSGVDPTGTFYAAQTLRQLVTHRSVPATTVRDWPTTALRGVVEGFYGAPWTQQDRLSQLDFYGRTKQNVYVYSPKDDPYLRANWRDDYPPAQLATLKQLVDRATANHVRFTYALSPGLSVCYSSAADVKALVAKFESLYAIGVRSFAVPLDDISYTAWNCPADEQKFGTGGGAAGAAQSALLNAVVEDFVSAHDDVTPLEMVPTEYSDLAGSPYKTALREGLDPSVVVEWTGVGVIAPTISTEQARQARELFGHPILVWDNYPVNDYTTSRLLLGPYTGREAGVAGQVTGITANPMIQAEASKLALFTSASYAWNPTAYDPRAAFLASVRDFAADATAPGSTAASLRVFAENSYSSLLDAGESPTLTPLLKAFTTAYGTGDGIDKAARALTAYFTAMAATPADLRAHLPNSRFLTETSAWLDKLGAYGEAGTTAVQLMLAQTNGDTDAVSTLYARLQSQRKRLDSVPQQIAPGVLDRFLFDATLRAAPDPGPDASFTPTSLSLTPGATTTATLTIADNRSTTSGTATWRIGEVDGLTVTPSSGSVTVPAGGKATTTLTFTAASGAGAGTRSVTVSGDDLLSRSIPVQIKGVDSGGGAAARALTANFSGASVSSVDLASGTSTEIPVGNNPGEVVVSPDGRTAYAANQGSDTVSVIDVAAAKVTATVAVGDVPAGLALTPDGRTLWVADYSDDAVQPIDLATETAGAKITVGDGPENMAITPDGTTLYVANIHDSTVSPVDIATGRAGTPIAVGPNPFNVVAAPDGRTVYVSDSGGSTVTPIDTATNDTRPTYLVTGQAYGLAVSPDGRTLWVSASNGDTITPLDTVTGAPGTPVTVGRSAFDVALDWNGDTAYVTTADAGTLVPVTTATGKVGTPLKTGAYPLAATVTGVPVN, encoded by the coding sequence GTGACCCCGACACTGAAGTCAGCGAGCGGCCTCCTGGCCGCACTGGCCCTCTGTGTGCTGGGCACCGCCCCGGCCCCCGCCGCAGCGGCGACGCCCCACTCCGCCGCCGCTGCCACCGTCCCCCACATCTGGCCGACACCCCAGCAGGTGAGACCCGGCCACGGCACCCGATCCGTCCCGCAGCAGGTCGTCGAGGTCATCGGCCACGCCACCGACCCCGCCGCCCGCGCCCTCGTCGAACGCGTACTGCGCGACGCCGGCGCCCGCACCATCCGTACCGTCGCCGCCGGCCGCCCGGCACCCCCCGCCGCCCTCACCGTCTACGTCGGCGGCCCCACCGAGAACCCGGCCACGGCAAAGGCGCTCAAGCACCTGCACGCTAAACCCCCCACCGGACTCCCCTCCGGCGGCTACACGCTGGCCACCGGCAAGGGCACCGTCGCCCTGTCCGGCGTCGACCCCACGGGCACCTTCTACGCGGCCCAGACCCTCCGCCAGCTCGTCACCCATCGCTCGGTCCCCGCCACAACCGTCCGGGACTGGCCGACGACCGCCCTGCGCGGAGTGGTCGAGGGCTTCTACGGCGCCCCCTGGACCCAACAGGACCGCCTCTCCCAACTCGACTTCTACGGCCGCACGAAACAGAACGTGTACGTCTACTCCCCCAAGGACGACCCGTATCTGCGCGCGAACTGGCGCGACGACTACCCGCCCGCCCAACTGGCGACCCTGAAGCAACTGGTCGACCGCGCCACGGCGAACCACGTCCGCTTCACCTACGCCCTCTCGCCCGGCCTCTCGGTCTGCTACTCCTCGGCCGCCGACGTCAAGGCACTGGTCGCCAAGTTCGAGTCGCTGTACGCGATCGGTGTGCGCTCGTTCGCCGTACCGCTGGACGACATCAGCTACACGGCGTGGAACTGCCCCGCCGACGAGCAGAAGTTCGGCACCGGAGGCGGCGCGGCGGGCGCCGCGCAGTCGGCGCTCCTCAACGCCGTCGTCGAGGACTTCGTCTCCGCGCACGACGACGTGACCCCGCTGGAGATGGTCCCGACCGAGTACTCGGACCTCGCCGGCTCCCCGTACAAGACCGCCCTGCGCGAGGGACTGGACCCCTCGGTCGTCGTCGAATGGACCGGCGTCGGCGTCATCGCGCCGACGATCAGCACCGAACAGGCCCGCCAGGCAAGGGAGTTGTTCGGCCACCCCATCCTCGTCTGGGACAACTACCCGGTGAACGACTACACCACCAGCCGCCTCCTCCTGGGCCCCTACACGGGCCGCGAGGCAGGCGTGGCCGGCCAGGTCACGGGCATCACCGCCAACCCGATGATCCAGGCGGAGGCCAGCAAACTCGCCCTCTTCACCTCGGCGTCCTACGCCTGGAACCCGACGGCGTACGACCCCCGAGCGGCCTTCCTGGCCTCGGTGCGGGACTTCGCAGCCGACGCCACCGCACCCGGGTCCACGGCCGCCTCCCTCCGCGTCTTCGCGGAGAACAGCTACTCCTCCCTCCTGGACGCCGGCGAGTCCCCGACCCTCACCCCGCTCCTCAAGGCGTTCACGACCGCGTACGGGACCGGCGACGGCATCGACAAGGCGGCCCGCGCACTCACCGCCTACTTCACGGCGATGGCCGCCACCCCCGCCGACCTCCGCGCCCACCTCCCCAACTCACGCTTCCTGACCGAGACCTCGGCCTGGCTCGACAAACTGGGCGCATACGGCGAGGCGGGCACAACGGCCGTACAGCTGATGCTCGCGCAGACGAACGGCGACACGGACGCCGTATCCACCCTCTACGCCCGCCTCCAGTCGCAGCGCAAGCGACTCGACTCCGTCCCGCAGCAGATCGCCCCCGGCGTACTGGACCGCTTCCTCTTCGACGCGACCCTGCGAGCGGCCCCCGACCCCGGCCCGGACGCCTCCTTCACCCCCACATCCCTCTCCCTGACCCCCGGCGCCACCACCACAGCCACCCTCACCATCGCCGACAACCGCTCCACCACCAGCGGAACGGCAACCTGGAGGATCGGGGAGGTCGACGGCCTGACGGTCACCCCGTCGTCCGGCTCGGTCACCGTCCCGGCGGGCGGCAAGGCCACCACGACCCTGACCTTCACGGCGGCGAGCGGGGCGGGAGCAGGCACAAGATCGGTCACCGTCAGCGGAGATGACCTGCTGAGCCGATCAATTCCCGTACAGATAAAGGGAGTCGACAGCGGCGGAGGAGCCGCCGCACGAGCCCTCACCGCCAACTTCAGTGGCGCATCGGTCAGTTCGGTTGACCTGGCCTCCGGCACGTCGACGGAGATCCCCGTCGGCAACAACCCGGGTGAGGTCGTGGTCAGCCCGGACGGCCGTACCGCCTATGCGGCGAACCAGGGTTCGGACACGGTGAGCGTCATCGACGTCGCCGCCGCGAAGGTCACCGCGACCGTGGCAGTCGGGGACGTACCGGCGGGCCTCGCCCTCACGCCCGACGGCCGGACCCTCTGGGTCGCGGACTACTCCGACGACGCGGTCCAGCCGATCGACCTCGCCACCGAAACGGCGGGCGCGAAGATCACGGTGGGCGACGGCCCGGAGAACATGGCGATCACGCCGGACGGCACCACCCTGTACGTGGCGAACATCCACGACAGCACGGTGAGTCCGGTGGACATCGCGACCGGCAGGGCCGGAACGCCGATCGCGGTCGGCCCGAACCCGTTCAACGTGGTCGCGGCTCCCGACGGGCGGACGGTGTACGTGTCCGACTCCGGCGGCTCGACGGTCACCCCCATCGACACCGCCACGAACGACACCCGCCCGACCTACCTGGTCACCGGCCAGGCGTACGGCCTCGCCGTCTCGCCGGACGGCCGCACCCTCTGGGTCAGCGCGAGCAACGGTGACACGATCACCCCGCTCGACACGGTGACCGGCGCTCCGGGAACCCCGGTGACCGTCGGCCGCTCCGCCTTCGACGTCGCCCTCGACTGGAACGGCGACACGGCCTACGTCACAACGGCCGACGCCGGCACCCTCGTACCGGTGACAACAGCGACGGGGAAAGTCGGTACACCCCTGAAAACGGGCGCGTACCCACTGGCCGCGACAGTGACGGGAGTACCGGTCAACTGA
- a CDS encoding YdeI/OmpD-associated family protein has product MTQDLETVDFPSAEAFEAWLGENHATSPGIWLKLRKKSPGIVALNYAQALDVALCYGWIDGQKAAFDDQWWLQRFTPRRPRSKWSKVNCGKVAVLIEQGRMRPQGLAEIDRAKADGRWEAAYDSARTATVPDDLAAALTADPAAAASFETLDRQNRYAILYRLQDAKRPETRARRIETYVAMLAKGEKLLP; this is encoded by the coding sequence GTGACTCAGGATCTGGAGACCGTCGACTTCCCGTCCGCCGAGGCCTTCGAGGCATGGCTCGGCGAGAACCACGCGACCTCGCCCGGCATCTGGCTCAAGTTGCGCAAGAAGAGCCCCGGAATCGTCGCGCTGAACTACGCCCAGGCGCTCGACGTGGCTCTCTGCTACGGCTGGATCGACGGCCAGAAGGCCGCGTTCGACGACCAGTGGTGGCTCCAGCGGTTCACTCCGCGCAGGCCGCGCAGCAAGTGGTCCAAGGTCAACTGCGGCAAGGTGGCCGTCCTGATCGAGCAGGGCCGGATGCGTCCGCAGGGCCTGGCGGAGATCGACCGGGCCAAGGCGGACGGCCGCTGGGAGGCGGCGTACGACAGCGCGAGGACCGCCACGGTGCCCGACGACCTCGCCGCGGCCCTGACCGCCGACCCGGCCGCGGCGGCGTCCTTCGAGACCCTGGACCGGCAGAACCGCTACGCGATCCTGTACCGCCTCCAGGACGCCAAGAGGCCCGAGACCCGAGCACGCAGGATCGAGACGTACGTGGCAATGCTGGCGAAGGGCGAGAAGCTCCTCCCGTAG
- a CDS encoding DEAD/DEAH box helicase translates to MNRSFADLGLPPSLLASLTVEGITVPFPIQAATLPDTLAGRDVMGRGQTGSGKTLAFGLAMLARLAGQTAEAGRPLALVLVPTRELAQQVVDALTPHARAMSLRMTTIVGGLPIARQARALGAGTEVVIATPGRLRDLVDRRDCRLDRVSVTVLDEADQMVDMGFLPQVTYLLDQVPRKGQRMLFSATLDADVGRLARRYLHEPVVHQTDPHAGAVTTMEHHVLYVDDVDKKTVATEIAARDGRVLMFMDTRRSVDRLTKHLLKSGVRAAALHGGRSQPQRTRTLAQFKTGEVTVLVASDVAARGIHIDDLDLVVNVDPPGGAKDYLHRGGRTARAGASGSVVTLVLPEQRREMRSLTRAAGVEPNTAKVSPGAAELTRITGARTPSGIPVVIPVPAATPPSAPKGDGSGGRSRSSRSRSGSGSGAGAGSGSGSRSRRGSAEGGAATARTAGGGAAGKTRTTGGGTAKKASRPTGGGAKPPRVSGGNPSARTEQDPTGEPRSRRRRAPRNRRPGSSDARQAG, encoded by the coding sequence ATGAACCGGTCGTTCGCCGACCTGGGCCTGCCGCCCTCGCTGCTGGCCTCCCTCACCGTCGAGGGCATCACCGTCCCCTTCCCGATCCAGGCGGCCACGCTGCCGGACACCCTCGCGGGCCGCGACGTCATGGGCCGTGGTCAGACCGGCTCGGGCAAGACCCTGGCCTTCGGCCTGGCCATGCTGGCCCGCCTCGCAGGACAGACCGCCGAAGCGGGACGCCCGCTGGCACTCGTCCTCGTACCGACCCGTGAACTCGCCCAGCAGGTCGTGGACGCGCTCACCCCGCACGCCCGCGCCATGAGCCTGCGGATGACCACGATCGTCGGCGGGCTGCCCATCGCCCGTCAGGCCCGTGCGCTGGGCGCCGGCACCGAGGTCGTCATCGCGACGCCCGGCCGGCTCCGCGACCTCGTCGACCGCCGCGACTGCCGCCTCGACCGTGTCTCCGTCACCGTCCTCGACGAGGCCGACCAGATGGTCGACATGGGCTTCCTGCCGCAGGTCACCTATCTGCTCGACCAGGTGCCGCGCAAGGGCCAGCGCATGCTGTTCTCCGCCACGCTCGACGCGGACGTCGGCCGGCTCGCCCGCCGCTACCTGCACGAGCCCGTGGTGCACCAGACCGACCCGCACGCCGGCGCCGTCACGACGATGGAGCACCACGTGCTCTACGTCGACGACGTCGACAAGAAGACGGTCGCCACCGAGATCGCCGCCCGCGACGGGCGTGTCCTGATGTTCATGGACACCCGGCGCAGCGTCGACCGCCTCACCAAGCACCTGCTGAAGAGCGGTGTGCGTGCGGCGGCCCTGCACGGCGGCCGTTCCCAGCCCCAACGCACGCGTACGCTCGCCCAGTTCAAGACCGGCGAGGTCACCGTGCTGGTCGCGTCCGACGTCGCCGCCCGGGGCATCCACATCGACGACCTCGACCTGGTCGTCAACGTGGACCCGCCCGGCGGCGCCAAGGACTACCTCCACCGCGGCGGCCGTACGGCCCGTGCGGGAGCCTCCGGCAGCGTGGTCACGCTGGTCCTGCCCGAGCAGCGCCGCGAGATGCGGAGCCTGACCCGGGCGGCGGGCGTCGAGCCGAACACGGCGAAGGTCTCCCCCGGTGCCGCGGAACTGACCCGCATCACCGGAGCCCGTACGCCTTCCGGCATACCCGTGGTCATCCCGGTTCCGGCCGCGACCCCGCCGTCCGCCCCCAAGGGTGACGGCTCCGGCGGCCGGTCCAGGTCCTCGCGGTCCCGGTCCGGTTCGGGCTCGGGAGCCGGTGCTGGATCCGGTTCGGGCTCGCGCTCCCGTCGCGGGTCCGCCGAGGGCGGTGCGGCCACAGCGCGCACGGCCGGCGGCGGCGCCGCGGGCAAGACCCGTACGACGGGCGGCGGCACCGCCAAGAAGGCGTCGCGTCCGACCGGTGGCGGTGCCAAGCCGCCGCGTGTGTCGGGCGGGAACCCGTCCGCCCGTACGGAGCAGGACCCCACCGGCGAGCCACGCAGCCGCCGGCGCCGGGCGCCCCGCAACAGGCGCCCGGGCTCCTCCGACGCACGTCAGGCCGGCTGA
- a CDS encoding MMPL family transporter: protein MATFLYKLGRLSFRRRWSFLLLWVAVLAAVGFGAASAPAAPDDQNSMPGIESQKAFDLMEQRFPGAAADGASARIVFIAPAGEKVTATENRAVIQKLVTDAGKGAQVASAVSPFQAKAISEDATTAYATVTFKAKADDLTDADKTSLEHAIDTARASGMTVEVGGDALATQPSAGGAAEAIGIAIAAVVLLITFGSMAAAGLPLLTAVLGVGISMAGIMAVASTFGLSETTGTLATMLGLACGIDYALFIVSRYREERTKGHAPQEAAALATGTAGSAVVFAGLTVVIALAGLSVVGIPMLTKMGLAAAGAVVVGVLIALTLVPALLGFWPNAVLSRRTRGRGHTKEDTRNNGGSRWARFVLRRPVPVLLAAVAGLGTLAIPVLDLQLGMPGDEAKPTSTTERRAYDALADGFGPGFNGPLAIVVDARGASDPKAAVATIEKKIAATDGVVSVSPARFNSAGDTAVFSAVPATSPTDEKTKSLVKTIRSERPATEGATGAEFEVTGTTALNIDVAQKTQDALVPYLIVVVGLAILLLLLVFRSILVPLKAALGFLLSVLAALGSVIAVFQWGWGASLLGVETTGPIMSLMPIFLVGIVFGLAMDYEVFLVARMREAYVHGDGPKQAVVTGFRYSARVVVAAALIMMAVFSGFIGAGESMIKMIGFGLAIAVLFDAFVVRMALVPAVLALLGKAAWWMPGWLDRILPRVDVEGEALTHRSTPPTDPGSASDSAPMPVPPPGPTPVLVPDRRD from the coding sequence GTGGCTACGTTCCTCTACAAACTCGGCCGCCTGTCCTTCCGCCGACGGTGGTCCTTCCTACTCCTCTGGGTGGCCGTACTCGCAGCCGTCGGCTTCGGTGCCGCGTCGGCGCCCGCCGCCCCCGACGACCAGAACAGCATGCCGGGGATCGAGTCCCAGAAGGCGTTCGACCTCATGGAGCAGCGCTTCCCGGGGGCCGCCGCCGACGGGGCGAGCGCCCGGATCGTGTTCATCGCCCCGGCCGGTGAGAAGGTCACCGCCACCGAGAACCGCGCGGTGATCCAGAAGCTCGTGACGGACGCGGGCAAGGGCGCCCAGGTCGCCTCCGCGGTGAGCCCCTTCCAGGCGAAGGCGATCAGCGAGGATGCGACGACCGCGTACGCCACCGTCACCTTCAAGGCGAAGGCCGACGACCTCACCGACGCCGACAAGACATCCCTCGAACACGCCATCGACACGGCCCGGGCCTCCGGGATGACCGTCGAGGTCGGCGGGGACGCCCTCGCCACCCAGCCGTCGGCGGGCGGTGCGGCCGAGGCGATCGGTATCGCCATCGCGGCCGTCGTGCTCCTCATCACCTTCGGTTCGATGGCCGCCGCCGGGCTCCCCCTGCTGACCGCCGTCCTCGGCGTCGGCATCAGCATGGCCGGGATCATGGCCGTGGCCAGTACCTTCGGCCTGTCGGAGACGACCGGCACCCTCGCCACCATGCTGGGCCTGGCCTGCGGTATCGACTACGCACTGTTCATCGTCTCCCGCTACCGGGAGGAGCGTACGAAGGGGCACGCGCCCCAGGAAGCCGCCGCCCTCGCGACCGGTACCGCCGGTTCGGCGGTCGTCTTCGCCGGCCTCACTGTCGTGATCGCCCTCGCGGGACTGTCGGTCGTCGGAATTCCGATGCTGACGAAGATGGGGCTCGCGGCAGCCGGCGCGGTCGTCGTCGGTGTGCTGATCGCCCTCACCCTCGTCCCGGCCCTCCTCGGCTTCTGGCCCAACGCCGTCCTGTCCCGCCGGACCCGCGGGCGCGGCCACACCAAGGAGGACACCCGGAACAACGGCGGCAGCCGCTGGGCCCGTTTCGTCCTGCGCCGCCCGGTCCCCGTACTCCTCGCCGCCGTCGCCGGTCTCGGCACCCTGGCGATACCCGTGCTGGACCTCCAGCTGGGCATGCCCGGTGACGAGGCCAAGCCGACGTCCACCACCGAGCGCCGCGCCTACGACGCCCTCGCCGACGGTTTCGGCCCCGGCTTCAACGGTCCGCTGGCGATCGTCGTGGACGCCAGGGGCGCGAGCGACCCCAAGGCCGCGGTCGCGACGATCGAGAAGAAGATCGCCGCCACGGACGGCGTGGTGTCCGTCTCCCCGGCCCGTTTCAACAGCGCGGGCGACACCGCCGTCTTCTCCGCGGTCCCGGCCACCTCCCCCACCGACGAGAAGACCAAGTCCCTCGTCAAGACCATCAGGTCGGAACGCCCGGCCACCGAGGGTGCCACCGGCGCCGAGTTCGAGGTCACCGGCACCACCGCCCTCAACATCGACGTCGCGCAGAAGACCCAGGACGCGCTCGTCCCGTACCTGATCGTGGTCGTGGGCCTGGCGATCCTGCTCCTGCTCCTGGTCTTCCGCTCGATCCTGGTCCCGCTGAAGGCGGCCCTCGGCTTCCTCCTGTCGGTGCTGGCCGCGCTCGGCTCCGTCATCGCGGTCTTCCAGTGGGGCTGGGGCGCCTCGCTCCTCGGCGTCGAGACGACCGGCCCGATCATGAGCCTGATGCCGATCTTCCTGGTGGGCATCGTCTTCGGACTGGCCATGGACTACGAGGTGTTCCTCGTCGCCCGGATGCGGGAGGCCTACGTCCACGGCGACGGACCCAAGCAGGCGGTCGTGACCGGGTTCCGGTACAGCGCACGGGTCGTGGTCGCCGCCGCGCTGATCATGATGGCCGTCTTCTCCGGGTTCATCGGGGCCGGCGAGTCGATGATCAAGATGATCGGCTTCGGGCTCGCCATCGCGGTCCTGTTCGACGCCTTCGTCGTCCGCATGGCCCTGGTCCCCGCCGTGCTGGCCCTGCTCGGCAAGGCCGCCTGGTGGATGCCCGGCTGGCTCGACCGGATCCTGCCCCGGGTCGACGTGGAGGGCGAGGCCCTCACACACCGCTCGACTCCGCCGACGGACCCTGGCTCGGCCTCGGACTCGGCACCCATGCCGGTCCCGCCTCCGGGCCCGACTCCGGTGCTCGTGCCCGACCGGCGGGACTGA